In the genome of Raphanus sativus cultivar WK10039 chromosome 4, ASM80110v3, whole genome shotgun sequence, one region contains:
- the LOC108849236 gene encoding plasmodesmata-located protein 1 isoform X2, which produces MKPIYQFFAIFWFFLPFTVISGDNNKNLIFKGCASQKSPDPTGVFTQNLNSLFTSLLSQSAQKSFASTTAGTDNTTAVTGVFQCRGDLPAAECYDCVSKIPKLVSKLCGGGGDDGNVVVAARVQLSGCYIRYEVSGFRQTSGTEMLFRVCGKKQSGDPGFAGKRDSAFGMAENGVKTGGNGGGFYAGQYESVYVLGQCEGSLGNSDCGECVKDGFEKAKSECGDSISGQVYLHKCFVSYSYYSHGVPNISSLSDKGDQSEPGSTPQSRVVKPNAMVNLWFLICQGSHQWCHGLRFRLN; this is translated from the exons ATGAAGCCTATCTACCAATTCTTTGCCATCTTCTGGTTCTTCTTACCTTTCACTGTAATCTCCGGTGACAACAACAAGAATCTGATCTTCAAAGGCTGCGCAAGCCAGAAATCTCCAGACCCAACCGGTGTTTTCACTCAGAATCTTAATTCTCTCTTCACTTCTTTACTTTCTCAATCCGCGCAGAAATCTTTCGCCTCCACAACCGCCGGAACCGATAACACAACCGCCGTAACCGGCGTTTTTCAGTGCCGCGGCGACCTCCCCGCCGCTGAGTGCTACGATTGCGTCTCCAAAATCCCGAAACTCGTCTCTAAGCTCTGCGGCGGAGGCGGAGACGACGGGAATGTGGTGGTGGCGGCGCGTGTGCAGCTCTCCGGTTGTTATATCCGGTACGAAGTCTCGGGGTTCCGGCAGACTTCCGGTACTGAGATGCTGTTCCGTGTCTGCGGGAAGAAACAGTCCGGCGATCCTGGGTTCGCCGGGAAGAGGGACTCGGCGTTTGGGATGGCGGAGAACGGCGTGAAAACGGGAGGCAACGGCGGGGGATTTTACGCGGGGCAGTATGAGTCGGTGTATGTGTTGGGGCAGTGTGAGGGTAGTTTGGGAAATTCAGATTGTGGTGAGTGTGTGAAAGATGGCTTTGAGAAAGCAAAGAGCGAGTGTGGGGATTCTATCTCTGGTCAGGTTTATCTTCACAAGTGCTTCGTTAGCTACAGTTACTACTCTCATGGCGTTCCTAACATTTCTTCACTTTCAG ACAAAGGAGATCAATCGGAACCTGGTTCAACTCCACAATCTAGAGTTGTGAAGCCTAATGCTATGGTAAATCTGTGGTTTTTGATTTGCCAAGGAAGTCACCAGTGGTGTCACGGCCTGAGATTCAGACTGAATTGA
- the LOC108849236 gene encoding plasmodesmata-located protein 1 isoform X1 yields MKPIYQFFAIFWFFLPFTVISGDNNKNLIFKGCASQKSPDPTGVFTQNLNSLFTSLLSQSAQKSFASTTAGTDNTTAVTGVFQCRGDLPAAECYDCVSKIPKLVSKLCGGGGDDGNVVVAARVQLSGCYIRYEVSGFRQTSGTEMLFRVCGKKQSGDPGFAGKRDSAFGMAENGVKTGGNGGGFYAGQYESVYVLGQCEGSLGNSDCGECVKDGFEKAKSECGDSISGQVYLHKCFVSYSYYSHGVPNISSLSDGEKRQHTQRTIALAVGGVAVLGFVIVCLLVLKSAMKKKSKYDSY; encoded by the exons ATGAAGCCTATCTACCAATTCTTTGCCATCTTCTGGTTCTTCTTACCTTTCACTGTAATCTCCGGTGACAACAACAAGAATCTGATCTTCAAAGGCTGCGCAAGCCAGAAATCTCCAGACCCAACCGGTGTTTTCACTCAGAATCTTAATTCTCTCTTCACTTCTTTACTTTCTCAATCCGCGCAGAAATCTTTCGCCTCCACAACCGCCGGAACCGATAACACAACCGCCGTAACCGGCGTTTTTCAGTGCCGCGGCGACCTCCCCGCCGCTGAGTGCTACGATTGCGTCTCCAAAATCCCGAAACTCGTCTCTAAGCTCTGCGGCGGAGGCGGAGACGACGGGAATGTGGTGGTGGCGGCGCGTGTGCAGCTCTCCGGTTGTTATATCCGGTACGAAGTCTCGGGGTTCCGGCAGACTTCCGGTACTGAGATGCTGTTCCGTGTCTGCGGGAAGAAACAGTCCGGCGATCCTGGGTTCGCCGGGAAGAGGGACTCGGCGTTTGGGATGGCGGAGAACGGCGTGAAAACGGGAGGCAACGGCGGGGGATTTTACGCGGGGCAGTATGAGTCGGTGTATGTGTTGGGGCAGTGTGAGGGTAGTTTGGGAAATTCAGATTGTGGTGAGTGTGTGAAAGATGGCTTTGAGAAAGCAAAGAGCGAGTGTGGGGATTCTATCTCTGGTCAGGTTTATCTTCACAAGTGCTTCGTTAGCTACAGTTACTACTCTCATGGCGTTCCTAACATTTCTTCACTTTCAG ATGGAGAGAAGAGACAGCACACGCAAAGAACAATAGCTTTGGCGGTGGGAGGAGTTGCAGTTTTAGGATTTgtgattgtttgtttgttggtttTGAAATCTgccatgaagaagaagagtaaatATGATAGTTATTGA